CGTGAACCGTGAACTGTGAACCGTGAACTGTGAACCGTGAACTGTGAACCCCTATCCTATCGCCCATGTCGTGGAATCGGACGAATCCTGAATAACGACGCCCATGCCGGCCAGCTCTTTGCGCATCTCGTCGGCCTTCTGCCAATCCTTTGCCGACCGGGCCTCTCTGCGCTTTACGATCAGACCTTCAATCGCGGCAACGTCCAGACCCCGTTTTTTTGCCTCCCGCAGCCGGTCCTCACGGAAATAGGCTTCCGGATCCTCAAGAAAAATCCCCAGCACCTTCCCCACTTCCAGCAGGATATCCCGCATCTGCATGGCAAAGACCGGCGAAACGAGCTTTTTCTTATCGGCAAGATAGGCGTTAACCGCCCGCACGGCGTCAAAGAGGTGGCCAATGGCCCGCGCCGTGTTGAAATCATCGTCCATCGCCTCGATAAAGAGCTCCCTGAGCCCCTCCTCATCTTCAACAACAAGTGCCCCTCCCGACACAGCTTCAAACCCCTTTTCCGGCGCAATCTCCTGCAGCGCCTTCAGCGTCGCGTAAAAGCGGTTCATCCCCTGCCGCGCCTCATTGAGGGCGGCATCGGAAAAATCAACCGGACTCCGGTAATGACTCTGCAACAGGAAAAACCGGAGCACTTCGGGATGATACTGTTCGAGAATGTCCCGGATCGTAAAAAAATTACCCAGTGATTTTGACATCTTTTCACTGTTCACCCGGACAAAGCCATTGTGCATCCAGTAGCGGGCGAAGGTCTTGCCGGTTGCCCCTTCCGATTGGGCAAGCTCGTTTTCGTGGTGGGGAAAGATCAAATCCTCCCCTCCCCCATGAATGTCAAACGTTTCGCCGAGATAGCGCTGGCTCATCACCGAACATTCAAGGTGCCAGCCTGGACGTCCCTTGCCCCAAGGGCTGTCCCACCATGGCTCTCC
The DNA window shown above is from Syntrophales bacterium and carries:
- the cysS gene encoding cysteine--tRNA ligase produces the protein MSLKIYNTQSRKKEEFQPLKSGKVGIYVCGITAYDLCHVGHARSAVVFDVITRYLRYRGYEATYVKNFTDVDDKIIDKANREGSDIREIAERYILEHDEDMQKLRVVPPTFTPRATENIEGMISLVSTLMEKGLAYSSEGDVYYSVEAFPEYGKLSGRNLEEMTAGARVDVNEKKRNPFDFTLWKASKEGEPWWDSPWGKGRPGWHLECSVMSQRYLGETFDIHGGGEDLIFPHHENELAQSEGATGKTFARYWMHNGFVRVNSEKMSKSLGNFFTIRDILEQYHPEVLRFFLLQSHYRSPVDFSDAALNEARQGMNRFYATLKALQEIAPEKGFEAVSGGALVVEDEEGLRELFIEAMDDDFNTARAIGHLFDAVRAVNAYLADKKKLVSPVFAMQMRDILLEVGKVLGIFLEDPEAYFREDRLREAKKRGLDVAAIEGLIVKRREARSAKDWQKADEMRKELAGMGVVIQDSSDSTTWAIG